From the genome of Pseudomonas yamanorum, one region includes:
- a CDS encoding PhzF family phenazine biosynthesis protein — MTLDVLKISAFCDGNQGGNPAGVWIGDNLPEAAEMQRIAHEVGFSETVFACPQDDGWRVRYFAPESEVAFCGHATIALGAALSLALGDGEFHLTLNNGDISVSGRSEGDLIEAALQSPPTRSAPANDALVDAGLTLFGYTRNDLDPSIPPAIIHAGISHLVLALDSRAKLSQMHYELEAGRRYMTDAGLGTVVLVFAESPTLFHTRNPFAVGGVYEDPATGAATAAFAGYLRDLGWPHSGCINIIQGEDMGSRSRLQAQITDEKGASIRVSGTARLMLED; from the coding sequence ATGACTTTGGACGTGCTTAAGATTTCTGCATTTTGTGACGGTAACCAGGGCGGTAACCCGGCAGGCGTATGGATCGGTGACAACCTGCCGGAAGCCGCAGAAATGCAGCGTATCGCCCACGAAGTCGGGTTTTCGGAAACGGTATTCGCCTGCCCGCAGGATGACGGCTGGCGTGTGCGGTACTTCGCGCCGGAGTCCGAAGTCGCGTTTTGCGGGCACGCCACCATCGCCCTCGGCGCGGCCTTGAGCCTGGCGCTGGGCGACGGTGAATTCCACCTGACCTTGAACAACGGCGATATTTCCGTCAGCGGTCGCAGCGAAGGCGACCTGATCGAAGCGGCCCTGCAATCCCCGCCAACCCGCAGCGCACCGGCCAACGATGCGCTGGTGGACGCGGGCCTGACCTTGTTCGGTTATACCCGCAATGACCTGGACCCGAGCATTCCGCCGGCGATCATCCATGCTGGCATTTCCCACCTGGTGCTGGCGCTCGACAGCCGCGCCAAGCTCAGCCAGATGCACTATGAACTGGAAGCCGGTCGCCGCTACATGACCGACGCCGGTTTGGGCACCGTGGTGCTGGTGTTTGCAGAAAGCCCGACACTGTTCCACACCCGCAACCCGTTTGCGGTGGGTGGTGTGTACGAAGACCCCGCCACTGGCGCCGCGACCGCCGCCTTTGCCGGCTATCTGCGGGACCTGGGCTGGCCGCATAGCGGGTGCATCAACATCATTCAAGGCGAGGACATGGGCAGCCGTTCGCGTTTGCAGGCGCAGATCACTGATGAGAAGGGTGCCTCGATTCGGGTGTCGGGGACGGCGCGGTTGATGTTGGAGGACTGA
- a CDS encoding thioredoxin family protein, translating to MGIATAVIADAKAYQQVLKAHKTVFMLFVSQHCPACGEAGPLFERIAGKYASSVKSLVLDTAQTPRHPEVTGTPTLLVFQNGEMVEKLKGFDEKTLSETFAKTRISPPTSTAPSPTPESRHPSHQ from the coding sequence ATGGGAATTGCAACGGCGGTGATTGCCGATGCCAAGGCGTATCAGCAGGTGCTCAAGGCACACAAAACAGTGTTCATGCTGTTTGTTTCGCAGCATTGCCCGGCCTGCGGGGAAGCCGGGCCACTGTTTGAACGGATTGCCGGGAAATACGCCAGCTCCGTGAAAAGCCTGGTGCTCGACACTGCCCAAACCCCGAGGCACCCAGAGGTAACCGGCACTCCCACACTGCTGGTTTTCCAGAACGGCGAGATGGTCGAGAAGCTGAAGGGGTTCGACGAGAAGACCCTGAGCGAGACGTTCGCCAAGACCAGAATCAGTCCTCCAACATCAACCGCGCCGTCCCCGACACCCGAATCGAGGCACCCTTCTCATCAGTGA
- a CDS encoding transporter substrate-binding domain-containing protein has translation MHHRPSVFKACVFLFAASASLASVVQAADSKLDTVLKRGHLIVGTGSTNAPWHFQGADGKLQGFDIDIGHIVAKGLFNDPSKVEYVVQSSDARIPNLLTDKVDMSCQFITVTASRAQQVAFTLPYYREGVGLLLPANSKYKEIEDLQAAGDSVTVAVLQNVYAEELVHQALPKAKVDQYDSVDLMYQAVNSGRADTAATDQSSVKYLMVQNPGRYRSPAYAWSPQTYACAVKRGDQDWLNFVNTALHEAMTGVEFPMYKASFKQWFGVDLPEPAIGFPVEFK, from the coding sequence ATGCATCACCGACCTTCCGTGTTCAAAGCGTGTGTTTTTCTCTTCGCCGCATCGGCTTCCCTCGCCAGCGTAGTGCAGGCGGCGGACAGCAAGCTCGATACAGTGCTCAAGCGTGGGCATCTGATCGTGGGTACAGGCAGTACCAATGCGCCGTGGCACTTCCAGGGAGCGGATGGCAAGTTGCAAGGTTTTGATATCGACATCGGCCACATCGTGGCCAAGGGGTTGTTCAACGACCCGAGCAAAGTCGAATACGTGGTGCAGTCCTCCGACGCCCGGATTCCCAACCTGTTGACCGACAAGGTCGACATGAGCTGCCAGTTCATCACCGTCACCGCCAGCCGTGCGCAGCAAGTGGCCTTCACCCTGCCGTACTACCGCGAAGGCGTGGGGCTGCTGCTGCCGGCCAACAGCAAGTACAAGGAAATCGAAGACCTGCAGGCGGCCGGCGACAGCGTCACCGTGGCCGTGCTGCAAAACGTCTACGCCGAAGAACTGGTGCACCAGGCCTTGCCTAAAGCCAAGGTCGACCAGTACGACAGCGTCGACCTGATGTACCAGGCCGTGAACTCCGGCCGTGCCGACACCGCCGCCACGGACCAGTCCTCGGTCAAGTACCTGATGGTGCAAAACCCGGGCCGCTACCGCAGCCCGGCCTACGCCTGGAGCCCCCAGACCTACGCGTGCGCCGTCAAGCGTGGCGACCAGGACTGGCTGAACTTCGTCAACACCGCGCTGCACGAAGCCATGACCGGCGTGGAGTTCCCGATGTACAAGGCCTCGTTCAAGCAATGGTTCGGTGTGGATCTGCCAGAGCCTGCGATCGGTTTCCCGGTTGAGTTCAAGTAA
- a CDS encoding amino acid ABC transporter permease, translating into MNYQLNFAAVWRDFPSLLAGLGLGLELALLSIAIGCVIGLLMAFAMLSRHRALRIVASVYVTVIRNTPILVLILLIYFALPSLGIRLDKIPSFIITLSLYAGAYLTEVFRAGLLNIPKGLREAGLAIGLGEWRIRAYITVPVMLRNVLPALSNNFISLFKDTSLAAAIAVPELTYYARKINVESYRVIETWIVTTALYVAACYLIAMLLRYLEQRLAIRR; encoded by the coding sequence ATGAACTATCAGTTGAACTTTGCCGCTGTGTGGCGCGACTTCCCCAGCTTGCTGGCGGGGCTCGGCCTCGGCCTTGAACTGGCACTGCTGTCCATCGCCATCGGTTGCGTGATCGGCCTGTTGATGGCGTTTGCCATGCTGTCCAGACACCGCGCGCTGCGCATCGTGGCCTCGGTGTATGTGACGGTGATCCGCAACACCCCGATCCTGGTGCTGATCCTGTTGATCTACTTCGCCTTGCCCAGCCTCGGGATCCGGCTGGACAAGATCCCCTCGTTCATCATCACCCTGTCGCTGTACGCCGGTGCCTACCTCACCGAAGTATTCCGCGCAGGCCTCTTGAACATTCCCAAGGGGTTGCGTGAAGCGGGCCTGGCCATCGGCCTGGGCGAATGGCGCATCCGCGCGTACATCACCGTGCCGGTGATGCTGCGCAACGTGTTGCCGGCGCTGTCGAACAACTTTATCTCGCTGTTCAAGGACACCTCCCTCGCGGCCGCCATCGCGGTGCCGGAGCTGACCTATTACGCCCGCAAGATCAACGTCGAAAGCTACCGGGTGATTGAAACCTGGATAGTCACGACCGCGCTCTACGTGGCTGCCTGTTACCTCATTGCCATGCTGCTCCGTTACCTGGAACAGCGTTTGGCGATTCGCCGCTAA
- a CDS encoding amino acid ABC transporter permease has protein sequence MYESPSWLHELWIARETLWAGFQTSVYCSALAIIFGTLIGIVAGLILTYGKFWMRVPFRLYVDLIRGTPVFVLVLACFYMLPALGWQITAFQAGAVGLTLFCGSHVSEIVRGALQAIPKGQLEAGKAIGLTFYQSLGYVLLPQALRQILPTWVNSSTEIVKASTLLSVIGVAELLLSTQQVIARTFMTLEFYLFAGFMFFVINYAIELLGRYIEKRVALP, from the coding sequence ATGTACGAATCCCCCAGCTGGCTGCATGAGTTGTGGATCGCCCGGGAAACCCTCTGGGCGGGGTTCCAGACCAGCGTTTACTGCTCGGCCCTGGCCATCATCTTCGGCACCCTGATCGGCATCGTTGCCGGATTGATCCTGACCTACGGCAAATTCTGGATGCGCGTACCGTTTCGCCTGTACGTCGACCTGATCCGCGGAACGCCAGTGTTTGTGCTGGTGCTGGCATGCTTCTACATGCTGCCGGCACTCGGCTGGCAGATCACCGCGTTCCAGGCCGGTGCCGTGGGCTTGACGCTGTTCTGCGGCTCCCACGTTTCGGAAATCGTGCGCGGTGCGTTGCAAGCCATTCCCAAGGGGCAACTGGAAGCCGGCAAGGCCATCGGCCTGACGTTCTACCAGTCCCTGGGCTACGTGCTGTTGCCTCAGGCCCTGCGGCAGATCCTGCCGACCTGGGTCAACTCGTCCACGGAAATCGTCAAGGCGTCTACCTTGCTGTCGGTGATCGGCGTGGCCGAATTGCTCCTCAGCACCCAACAGGTCATTGCCCGGACGTTCATGACCCTGGAGTTCTACCTGTTCGCAGGCTTTATGTTTTTTGTCATCAACTACGCCATCGAATTACTGGGGCGTTACATTGAAAAGCGGGTGGCGTTGCCATGA
- a CDS encoding amino acid ABC transporter ATP-binding protein → MNQSSNESQPLLNIRGLRKQYGPVEVLKGVDLSMQRGNVVTLIGSSGSGKTTLLRCVNLLEEFQGGQITLDGESIGYSDVGGKRVRHPERVISQHRAMTGMAFQQFNLFPHLTALQNVTLGLLKVKKMGKDEAVALAEKWLDRVGLLERRNHFPGQLSGGQQQRVAIARAIAMNPSLMLFDEVTSALDPELVGEVLSVIKGLAEEGMTMLLVTHEMRFAYEVSDKIVFMNQGRIEEQGPPKDIFERPQSPRLAEFLKNIRF, encoded by the coding sequence ATGAACCAATCCTCAAATGAAAGCCAGCCGCTGCTGAACATTCGCGGCCTGCGTAAACAGTACGGCCCGGTGGAAGTGCTCAAGGGCGTCGACCTGAGCATGCAGCGCGGCAACGTCGTGACGTTGATCGGCTCCAGCGGTTCGGGCAAGACCACGCTCCTGCGCTGCGTCAACCTGCTGGAAGAATTCCAGGGCGGCCAGATCACCCTCGACGGTGAATCCATCGGCTACAGCGACGTCGGCGGCAAGCGCGTGCGTCACCCGGAGCGGGTGATCTCCCAACACCGTGCGATGACCGGCATGGCGTTCCAGCAGTTCAATTTGTTCCCGCACTTGACCGCCTTGCAGAACGTCACCCTGGGCCTGCTCAAGGTCAAAAAGATGGGCAAGGACGAGGCGGTTGCACTGGCGGAAAAATGGCTGGACCGTGTCGGCCTGCTGGAACGCCGCAATCACTTCCCGGGCCAACTGTCGGGCGGCCAGCAACAGCGCGTGGCGATTGCCCGGGCGATTGCGATGAACCCGAGCCTGATGCTGTTCGACGAAGTCACCTCGGCCCTGGACCCGGAGCTGGTGGGCGAAGTGCTCAGTGTGATCAAGGGTTTGGCGGAAGAGGGCATGACCATGTTGCTGGTCACCCACGAAATGCGGTTTGCCTATGAAGTCTCGGACAAGATCGTCTTCATGAACCAGGGCCGCATTGAAGAACAGGGGCCGCCGAAAGACATTTTCGAACGCCCGCAATCGCCGCGACTGGCGGAATTTCTCAAGAACATTCGTTTTTAA
- a CDS encoding RidA family protein: MSITRYGTGATAGGGQPRPFARAVEADGWLYVSGQVPAVDGEIITGGIVEQTHQTMRNVVAILEEAGYALEDVVRVGVWLEDPRDFWSFNKVFGEYFNPEHAPARACVQANMMVDCKVEIDCVAYKKKG; this comes from the coding sequence ATGAGCATTACTCGTTACGGCACCGGCGCCACGGCCGGCGGCGGCCAGCCTCGTCCTTTCGCCCGCGCGGTGGAAGCGGATGGCTGGTTGTACGTGTCGGGCCAGGTGCCGGCGGTGGACGGTGAAATCATCACCGGCGGCATCGTCGAGCAGACGCACCAGACCATGCGCAACGTGGTGGCGATTCTCGAAGAAGCCGGCTACGCCCTGGAAGACGTGGTGCGCGTCGGTGTGTGGCTGGAAGACCCACGGGACTTCTGGAGCTTCAACAAAGTGTTCGGCGAATACTTCAACCCGGAACACGCCCCGGCGCGGGCCTGTGTGCAGGCGAACATGATGGTCGATTGCAAGGTTGAGATTGATTGCGTGGCCTACAAGAAAAAAGGCTAA
- a CDS encoding IclR family transcriptional regulator yields MTEDTIKRRAKGLDRAFDILDFLKEIGQPLRPNDIASGIGSPKSTVYELVASLLERRILETVGKDGHVYLGRQLYFLGQAHLRHFDLTREADHALQEIVSQTHETAQMCLLNGRKYTVALMREGERHFRISSDIGENAPIPWTASGRLLLGHLSDQQIIDLIDYDDFILPDGQRLPLETFLGQIRQATLDGFFSFDSVADTFTHCFAAPVRDAQGISIATLCIVAPRADALKNYNDYRRVLIESANNLARRINE; encoded by the coding sequence ATGACCGAAGACACCATCAAACGCCGCGCCAAAGGCCTCGACCGGGCGTTCGATATCCTCGATTTCCTCAAGGAGATCGGCCAGCCCCTGCGCCCGAATGATATCGCCAGTGGCATTGGCAGCCCCAAATCCACGGTCTACGAACTGGTGGCCTCGCTGCTGGAACGGCGCATCCTCGAAACCGTCGGCAAGGACGGTCATGTCTACCTCGGCCGTCAGTTGTACTTCCTCGGCCAGGCCCATCTGCGCCATTTCGACCTGACCCGTGAAGCCGACCACGCCCTGCAGGAAATCGTCAGCCAGACCCACGAAACGGCACAGATGTGCCTGCTCAATGGGCGCAAATACACCGTGGCCCTGATGCGCGAAGGCGAGCGGCATTTCCGCATTTCCTCAGACATCGGCGAGAACGCGCCCATCCCCTGGACCGCCTCCGGCCGCCTGCTGTTGGGCCACCTGAGCGACCAGCAAATCATCGACCTGATCGACTATGACGACTTCATCCTCCCGGACGGTCAGCGCCTGCCTCTGGAAACCTTCCTCGGGCAAATCCGCCAGGCCACCCTCGACGGATTCTTCTCCTTCGACAGCGTCGCCGACACCTTTACCCATTGCTTTGCCGCCCCGGTTCGGGACGCTCAAGGCATCAGCATTGCGACCCTGTGCATCGTCGCCCCACGGGCCGATGCCCTCAAAAACTACAACGACTATCGCCGGGTACTGATCGAAAGCGCGAACAACCTGGCCCGTCGCATCAACGAATAG
- a CDS encoding amino acid deaminase: MSAFNAVEKGAAPVGAHLVRDVSLPALVLHRDALEHNIRWMQDFVSNSGAQLAPHGKTSMMPALFQRQIEQGAWGITLANAVQTRAAYAGGVRRVLMANQLVGAPNMALIADLLADPEFDFHCMVDHPDNVADLGLFFAARGLRLNVMIEYGVVGGRCGCRTEQQVLDLAKAIKAQPALALTGIEGYEGVIHGEHAISGIREFAASLVRLAVDLQNSGAFDLAKPIITASGSAWYDLIAESFEAQNAAGRFLSVLRPGSYVAHDHGIYKEAQCCVLDRRSDLNEGLRPALEVWAHVQSLPEPGFAVIALGKRDVAYDAGLPVPLKRYKAGVLPAEGDDVTACKVTAVMDQHAFMVVAPGVELRIGDIISFGTSHPCLTFDKWQVGNLVDEQLQVIESLHTCF; the protein is encoded by the coding sequence ATGTCTGCCTTCAATGCCGTTGAAAAAGGCGCCGCCCCGGTCGGTGCGCATCTGGTGCGTGACGTCAGCCTGCCGGCCCTGGTGCTGCACCGCGATGCCCTGGAACATAACATCCGCTGGATGCAGGATTTCGTCAGCAACAGTGGCGCGCAGCTGGCGCCCCACGGCAAGACCAGCATGATGCCGGCGCTGTTCCAGCGGCAGATCGAGCAGGGCGCCTGGGGCATCACCCTGGCCAACGCCGTGCAGACCCGCGCCGCGTATGCCGGTGGGGTTCGCCGGGTGTTGATGGCCAACCAACTGGTGGGCGCGCCGAACATGGCGCTGATTGCCGACCTACTGGCCGACCCCGAATTCGACTTCCACTGCATGGTCGACCACCCGGACAACGTGGCCGACCTGGGTTTGTTCTTTGCCGCCCGTGGCTTGCGCCTGAACGTGATGATCGAATACGGCGTGGTCGGCGGCCGTTGCGGTTGCCGCACTGAACAACAGGTGCTCGACCTGGCCAAGGCGATCAAGGCCCAGCCTGCGCTGGCCCTCACCGGCATCGAAGGCTACGAAGGGGTGATCCACGGCGAGCACGCCATCAGTGGCATCCGCGAATTCGCCGCCTCCCTGGTGCGCCTCGCCGTCGACCTGCAAAACAGCGGCGCCTTCGACCTGGCCAAGCCCATCATCACCGCCTCGGGTTCGGCCTGGTACGACCTGATCGCCGAATCCTTCGAAGCCCAGAACGCCGCCGGCCGCTTCCTCAGCGTATTGCGCCCGGGGAGCTACGTGGCGCACGACCATGGCATCTACAAAGAAGCACAGTGCTGCGTACTCGACCGCCGCAGCGACCTCAACGAAGGCCTGCGCCCGGCGCTGGAAGTCTGGGCCCACGTGCAATCGCTGCCGGAGCCAGGCTTCGCGGTGATCGCCCTGGGCAAGCGCGACGTCGCCTACGACGCCGGCCTGCCAGTGCCGCTCAAGCGCTACAAGGCGGGCGTGCTGCCGGCCGAGGGTGATGACGTGACCGCGTGCAAGGTCACCGCCGTGATGGACCAGCATGCGTTCATGGTGGTTGCGCCGGGGGTTGAGTTGCGCATTGGCGACATCATCTCCTTCGGTACTTCCCACCCGTGCCTGACCTTCGACAAGTGGCAAGTGGGTAATTTGGTGGATGAGCAGTTGCAGGTGATCGAAAGCCTGCATACCTGCTTCTAG
- a CDS encoding sugar kinase, whose product MNTQPRIALIGECMIELQHRADGSLQQSFGGDTLNAAVYLRRELGEPSTVDYVTALGDDSFSDAMCKHWAEEGLGLGMVQRLPGRLPGLYCIQTDANGERKFLYWRNEAAVRDCFTTPAAEPILAALAAYDVVYFSGITLAVLGEVGRGRLLETLIETRQRGGKVVFDNNYRPRLWASVDAARAAYHRVLAEVDIALLTEDDERALFGYEDSEQVFAAYPDIAEVVLKRGADACLIRCEGDRFEVPALVVEKVVDTTAAGDSFSAAYLASRLKGGSPQDAALAGHRLASRVIQVPGALIPRD is encoded by the coding sequence ATGAACACACAACCGCGCATCGCCCTCATCGGCGAATGCATGATCGAACTGCAACACCGCGCCGACGGCAGCCTGCAACAAAGCTTCGGCGGCGACACCCTGAACGCCGCCGTCTACCTGCGCCGCGAGTTGGGTGAACCCAGCACCGTCGACTACGTCACCGCCCTGGGCGATGACAGTTTCAGCGACGCCATGTGCAAGCACTGGGCCGAAGAAGGCCTGGGCCTGGGCATGGTCCAGCGCCTGCCCGGGCGGTTGCCGGGGTTGTACTGCATCCAGACCGATGCCAACGGCGAGCGCAAATTCCTTTACTGGCGCAACGAAGCGGCCGTGCGCGACTGCTTCACCACGCCGGCGGCCGAGCCGATCCTGGCGGCTCTGGCGGCATACGACGTGGTGTATTTCAGCGGCATCACCCTGGCGGTACTGGGCGAAGTGGGCCGTGGGCGTTTGCTGGAAACCCTGATCGAAACCCGCCAGCGCGGCGGCAAGGTGGTGTTCGACAACAACTACCGGCCACGCCTGTGGGCCAGTGTGGACGCGGCGCGTGCGGCGTATCACCGGGTATTGGCCGAAGTGGACATTGCCTTGCTGACGGAAGATGACGAGCGCGCATTGTTTGGCTATGAGGACAGCGAGCAGGTGTTTGCGGCGTATCCGGACATTGCTGAGGTGGTGCTGAAGCGTGGGGCGGATGCGTGTTTGATTCGCTGTGAAGGTGATCGATTCGAGGTGCCGGCGTTGGTGGTGGAGAAGGTGGTCGACACCACGGCGGCGGGGGATTCGTTCAGTGCGGCGTATCTCGCCAGTCGGCTCAAGGGAGGTTCACCGCAGGATGCAGCACTGGCCGGGCATCGATTGGCGAGCCGGGTGATTCAGGTGCCGGGTGCTTTGATTCCGCGAGATTGA
- a CDS encoding PAS domain-containing hybrid sensor histidine kinase/response regulator, with amino-acid sequence MNVSPTGSEAAALIARLDWARSPLGDAIDWPQSLRTAVDIVIHSPMPMLLLWGAELTQIYNDGFAMLAGNKHPGAFGQPADLIWPELKPFTDPIYSAVFAGQVRTFTEQRFVLQRNHRDTEIWLDLTYSPIRDERGEVAGILITAIETNERRRIALELQQRTENSLRAQRDTEQRLQLALAATDAVGTWDWDIGEDRFIADAHFAQLHGVDPCDAGLLPISDYLQGVHPEDRGMVARSIKHCITHGTEYAEEYRLLQADGKVRWVFARGRCYKDHHGRPARFLGAALDLTERKHTEQALRQSQTELQLIINAMPVLIGYVDHEQRFRLNNSAYLDWYGMTPQELYGKTIREVVGDEIYAGRVDKIEAALKGKACSFVTVTPHHDGRPRHALMKYLPRFSADGSVNGFYIFVIDETERKLTEEALRHLNENLEERVNQRTQALAEANQRLQNEMFERERAEDALRHAQKMEAVGQLTGGIAHDFNNMLTGIIGSLDLMQRYIAAGRSDEIGRFTDAAVSSAHRAAALTHRLLAFSRRQSLDPKPVDPNQLVASLEDLFRRTKGAHIELKVQLGTDVWPVNTDASQLENALLNLVINARDAMPDGGQLCIETANSYLDGTDITTLEPVKAGDYVMLGVSDNGAGMTAKILAKAFDPFFTTKPIGQGTGLGLSMIYGFAQQSGGHVTIESQPGQGTCVRLYLPRLHGTALERTVPASHGEAPVALAGEAVVVVEDDAAVRMLVVNVLGELGYTAHQAADARAALPLLESDLRVDLLVTDVGLPGMNGRQLAEIARQHRPALKVLFMTGYAEKAAERQGFLEEGMDMVAKPFSIDLLANKIRSMISSEA; translated from the coding sequence ATGAACGTATCACCCACCGGCAGCGAGGCCGCAGCACTGATTGCGCGGCTGGACTGGGCACGAAGCCCCCTCGGTGACGCCATTGATTGGCCGCAAAGCCTCCGCACAGCCGTCGACATCGTGATCCATTCACCCATGCCGATGCTGTTGTTGTGGGGTGCCGAACTCACCCAGATTTACAATGACGGCTTCGCAATGCTGGCCGGCAACAAGCACCCTGGCGCCTTTGGCCAGCCTGCCGACCTGATCTGGCCGGAACTCAAGCCCTTCACCGACCCGATCTACAGCGCCGTCTTCGCGGGCCAGGTGCGCACGTTCACCGAGCAGCGTTTCGTGCTGCAACGCAATCACCGCGACACCGAGATCTGGCTCGACCTGACCTACAGCCCGATCCGCGACGAGCGTGGTGAGGTCGCCGGAATCCTGATCACCGCCATCGAAACCAACGAGCGCCGGCGCATCGCCCTGGAACTCCAGCAGCGCACCGAAAACAGCCTCAGGGCCCAGCGCGATACCGAACAGCGCCTGCAACTGGCCCTGGCCGCCACCGACGCCGTGGGCACCTGGGACTGGGACATTGGCGAAGACCGGTTTATCGCCGATGCACATTTCGCCCAACTGCATGGGGTTGACCCCTGCGATGCCGGCCTGCTGCCCATCAGCGACTACCTGCAAGGCGTGCACCCCGAAGACCGTGGCATGGTGGCCCGCAGCATCAAGCATTGCATCACCCACGGCACCGAATACGCCGAGGAATACCGCCTGCTGCAGGCCGACGGCAAAGTGCGCTGGGTGTTTGCCCGGGGCCGTTGCTACAAGGATCACCATGGCCGACCGGCACGCTTTCTCGGCGCCGCCCTCGACCTGACCGAACGCAAGCACACCGAACAGGCCCTGCGCCAAAGCCAGACCGAGCTGCAACTGATCATCAACGCCATGCCGGTGCTGATCGGCTATGTCGACCACGAGCAGCGTTTTCGCCTGAACAACAGCGCCTACCTGGACTGGTACGGCATGACCCCGCAGGAGCTGTACGGCAAGACCATCCGCGAAGTCGTGGGCGACGAGATCTATGCCGGGCGCGTCGACAAGATCGAGGCGGCGCTCAAGGGCAAGGCTTGCAGTTTTGTCACCGTCACGCCGCACCATGACGGCCGACCCCGCCACGCGCTGATGAAGTACCTGCCGCGTTTCAGCGCTGACGGTTCAGTCAACGGTTTCTACATTTTTGTGATCGACGAGACCGAGCGCAAACTGACCGAAGAAGCCCTGCGTCACCTCAACGAAAACCTCGAAGAGCGCGTCAACCAACGCACCCAGGCCCTGGCCGAAGCCAACCAGCGCCTGCAAAACGAGATGTTCGAGCGCGAGCGTGCCGAAGACGCCCTGCGCCATGCCCAGAAGATGGAAGCGGTCGGCCAGCTCACCGGCGGCATCGCCCATGACTTCAACAACATGCTCACCGGGATCATCGGCAGCCTGGACCTGATGCAACGCTACATCGCAGCCGGACGCAGCGACGAGATCGGCCGCTTCACCGACGCCGCGGTGTCCTCGGCTCATCGTGCCGCTGCGCTGACCCACCGCCTGCTGGCGTTCTCCCGCCGCCAATCCCTGGACCCCAAGCCGGTGGATCCGAATCAGTTGGTGGCGTCCCTGGAAGACCTGTTCCGCCGCACCAAGGGCGCGCACATCGAACTCAAGGTGCAACTGGGCACCGACGTGTGGCCGGTGAACACCGACGCCAGCCAGTTGGAAAACGCCCTGCTCAACCTGGTGATCAACGCCCGCGATGCGATGCCCGACGGCGGGCAATTGTGCATCGAGACCGCCAACAGCTACCTCGACGGCACCGACATCACCACCCTGGAGCCGGTCAAGGCCGGCGACTATGTGATGCTTGGCGTGAGCGACAACGGCGCCGGCATGACCGCGAAGATTCTCGCCAAGGCTTTCGACCCGTTCTTCACCACCAAGCCTATCGGCCAGGGCACCGGCCTCGGGTTGTCGATGATCTATGGGTTTGCCCAGCAATCCGGCGGGCACGTGACCATTGAAAGCCAGCCGGGCCAGGGCACTTGTGTGCGGTTGTACCTGCCGCGCCTGCATGGCACTGCACTGGAACGCACCGTGCCCGCCAGCCACGGTGAAGCCCCGGTGGCCCTGGCGGGTGAAGCGGTGGTGGTGGTCGAGGATGACGCGGCGGTACGGATGCTGGTGGTGAATGTGCTGGGTGAACTGGGCTATACCGCGCATCAGGCCGCCGATGCGCGGGCGGCATTGCCGTTGCTGGAGTCCGACCTGCGGGTGGATTTGCTGGTGACCGATGTGGGCTTGCCGGGAATGAATGGTCGGCAATTGGCCGAAATCGCCCGGCAACACCGGCCGGCACTCAAGGTGCTGTTCATGACCGGTTACGCCGAGAAAGCCGCCGAGCGCCAGGGGTTCCTGGAGGAAGGCATGGACATGGTGGCCAAGCCGTTTTCGATTGACCTGCTGGCTAACAAAATCCGCAGCATGATCAGCTCAGAGGCCTGA